Proteins from a single region of Pseudodesulfovibrio portus:
- the lptE gene encoding LPS assembly lipoprotein LptE, producing the protein MTPLRYTPLFLLLVLAGCSGYSLGEGGASVLAPEYRTISIDEVNNPTTLSWLEPEVRKLLRDELNNRGTITWTDDKARADALISININRYHRATAVAGESEETLRSVAVFEFEAVIRSTRSGGVLWRSGRMSQDWPFFTGDGAKADAEVTRLGIRRLADRMTQNY; encoded by the coding sequence ATGACACCGCTTCGATATACACCCCTTTTCCTGCTGCTCGTTCTTGCCGGATGCTCGGGCTACAGCCTGGGCGAAGGCGGCGCCAGCGTGCTCGCGCCCGAGTACCGGACCATCTCCATCGACGAGGTGAACAACCCGACCACCCTGTCCTGGCTGGAGCCCGAGGTGCGCAAGCTGTTGCGCGACGAGCTGAACAACCGGGGGACCATCACCTGGACCGACGACAAGGCCAGGGCGGACGCGCTCATCTCCATCAACATCAACCGCTACCACCGGGCCACGGCCGTGGCCGGCGAAAGCGAGGAGACCCTGCGCTCCGTGGCCGTGTTCGAGTTCGAGGCGGTAATCCGCTCCACCCGGAGCGGGGGCGTGCTCTGGCGCTCGGGCCGCATGAGCCAGGACTGGCCCTTCTTCACGGGCGACGGAGCCAAGGCGGACGCCGAGGTGACCCGGCTGGGCATCCGCCGACTTGCCGACCGCATGACCCAGAACTACTAG
- a CDS encoding DNA polymerase III subunit delta — protein sequence MKRPRYLFLICPDPQLIKAQVDERLKHSGQDGWETKTFWGDDDEPLASAFWTDLTIKSLFPQPKALIVRRAHTLKADQWDKLDASVKGLGNDIFPLFCLEGEWKGKKAPVPPALSRRTLFKKARDEGWIWESSGLDQRSMADYVKQWAAGAGLTFEPGAGQALAYALPTDAVAARLELDKIELAAGDEKLVRKEHSGLVAQTGEMAFFDLMDALERPGAEAAVWKRVIDDHGKSAKDQMLFNLIGFLASQARLYWMLAHNENPKGSPFMMRKKAPLAQRLGAAGVARMIDLAMEAELSLKTGERKYEEALDMLMAGLIDLFQPKRPVRR from the coding sequence ATGAAACGGCCCAGATATCTCTTCCTCATCTGCCCCGACCCTCAGCTGATCAAGGCCCAGGTGGACGAACGGCTGAAACACTCCGGCCAGGACGGCTGGGAGACCAAGACCTTCTGGGGGGACGACGACGAGCCCCTGGCCTCCGCCTTCTGGACGGACCTGACCATCAAGTCCCTGTTCCCGCAGCCCAAGGCGCTCATCGTGCGCCGTGCCCACACCCTCAAGGCGGACCAGTGGGACAAGCTCGACGCTTCGGTCAAGGGGCTGGGCAACGACATTTTCCCGCTCTTCTGCCTGGAAGGGGAATGGAAGGGCAAGAAGGCCCCGGTGCCGCCCGCCCTGTCCCGGCGCACCCTGTTCAAGAAGGCCCGCGACGAGGGATGGATATGGGAATCCAGCGGCCTGGACCAGCGGTCCATGGCCGACTACGTCAAGCAGTGGGCGGCAGGGGCCGGACTGACCTTCGAGCCCGGCGCGGGGCAGGCGCTGGCTTACGCCCTGCCCACGGACGCAGTGGCCGCCCGGCTGGAGCTGGACAAGATCGAGCTGGCCGCCGGCGATGAAAAGCTGGTCCGCAAAGAGCACTCCGGACTGGTGGCCCAGACCGGCGAGATGGCCTTTTTCGATCTCATGGACGCCCTGGAACGGCCCGGCGCCGAGGCCGCCGTCTGGAAGCGGGTCATCGACGACCACGGCAAGTCCGCCAAGGATCAGATGCTCTTCAACCTGATCGGGTTCCTGGCCAGCCAGGCCCGCCTCTACTGGATGCTCGCCCACAACGAGAACCCCAAGGGCAGTCCCTTCATGATGCGCAAGAAGGCTCCCCTTGCCCAGCGGCTGGGCGCGGCGGGCGTGGCCCGCATGATCGATCTGGCCATGGAGGCAGAGCTGTCCCTCAAGACCGGCGAGCGCAAGTACGAGGAGGCCCTGGACATGCTCATGGCCGGGCTCATCGACCTGTTCCAACCCAAACGCCCCGTCCGCCGATGA
- the radC gene encoding RadC family protein: MTRTAPHYAGHRQRLKEKLADNSRALADYEILELVLASVLPRRDTKPLAKDLIDRFGSLKNAIMASPDQLAEVKGVGPGVRAQWALLQELFARLGEDRARRGAPLSDPADVARAAMARLGNKGTEEFWVLYLDTRNRVIEWRQAAKGTVNATPVFPREIMATALRLEAANIILAHNHPGGDANPSKEDILLTGMIREAAAGLDINVLDHVIVTDHDYYSFNDQGRM; this comes from the coding sequence ATGACCAGGACCGCACCCCACTACGCAGGACACCGCCAACGGCTCAAGGAGAAGCTGGCCGACAACAGCCGCGCCCTTGCGGACTACGAAATCCTGGAGCTGGTCCTGGCCTCGGTCCTGCCCCGGCGCGACACCAAGCCCCTGGCCAAGGACCTCATCGACAGGTTCGGCTCGCTCAAGAACGCGATCATGGCCAGCCCCGACCAATTGGCCGAGGTCAAGGGCGTGGGCCCGGGCGTGCGGGCGCAATGGGCGCTCCTCCAGGAACTTTTCGCCCGGCTCGGCGAGGACCGGGCCCGGCGCGGCGCGCCGTTGAGCGACCCGGCGGACGTGGCCCGCGCGGCCATGGCCCGGCTGGGCAACAAGGGCACCGAGGAGTTCTGGGTCCTGTACCTGGACACCCGCAACCGGGTCATCGAATGGCGTCAGGCCGCCAAGGGCACGGTCAACGCCACCCCGGTCTTCCCGCGCGAAATCATGGCCACGGCCCTGCGCCTGGAAGCGGCCAACATCATCCTGGCCCACAACCACCCCGGCGGCGACGCCAACCCGTCCAAGGAGGACATCCTGCTCACCGGCATGATCCGGGAGGCGGCGGCCGGGCTGGACATCAACGTCCTCGACCACGTCATCGTCACGGATCACGACTATTACAGCTTCAACGACCAGGGACGGATGTGA
- a CDS encoding acylphosphatase: MQLRATVHGKVQGVWFRAWTRDTATNLGLTGWVRNLPSGDVETLADGTREQLEEFILRLWDGPPLARVTDIRSEWSEADNDFTAFTVRR; encoded by the coding sequence ATGCAGCTGCGGGCCACGGTGCACGGCAAGGTCCAGGGCGTCTGGTTCCGGGCGTGGACCCGCGACACGGCCACAAACCTCGGCCTCACCGGCTGGGTACGCAACCTGCCCTCCGGCGACGTGGAAACCCTGGCCGACGGAACCCGCGAGCAGCTTGAGGAATTCATTCTCCGGCTGTGGGACGGCCCGCCCCTGGCGCGGGTCACGGACATCCGGTCCGAGTGGTCCGAAGCCGACAATGATTTCACCGCTTTCACCGTCCGCCGCTGA